A single genomic interval of Spirosoma taeanense harbors:
- a CDS encoding MFS transporter, giving the protein MIQNPTPAGSTLTDPLSTNRSNYRWIIVGLLFFATTINYLDRQVISLLKPILEKEFSWTESDYANIVTVFTFFYGSSTLLAGYIIDKIGTKLGYIGAILVWSLAAMGHAMAGGTAGFMVARALLGIGEAGNFPASIKTVAEWFPQKERALAVGIFNSGANIGAVAAPAVVPWLALVAGWQMAFIVTGALGFIWIVFWWFYYEVPARHKRVSPSELAYITADAASTEIVNDETPIRYPIFANKAIWGFMGGKLLTDPIWWFFLFWLPSYLASIYHLDLKKLGAPLIIIYLAATIGSVGGGWLSSRLIQKGWNPTRARQWAMALFAICVTPVMIISQMGSMWPVIGILSLAVAAHQAWSANIFTVAADQFPKQVLSRVVGFGTMAGTLGGAIFPLLVGRILDHYKALDQLSEGYYIIFYIAGLAYLVAWTLLYIFVFRRAGKH; this is encoded by the coding sequence TTGATTCAGAACCCAACACCTGCCGGCAGCACCCTGACCGATCCTCTTTCAACCAACCGGAGCAATTACCGGTGGATCATTGTGGGCCTGCTCTTTTTTGCCACGACGATCAACTACCTGGATCGGCAGGTGATCAGTCTGCTGAAGCCAATCCTGGAAAAAGAGTTTAGCTGGACTGAATCCGACTACGCCAATATCGTTACGGTCTTTACTTTTTTCTATGGTTCAAGCACCCTGCTGGCGGGCTACATCATTGACAAGATCGGCACCAAACTGGGGTATATCGGCGCTATTCTGGTCTGGAGTCTGGCGGCTATGGGCCACGCCATGGCAGGCGGTACGGCTGGGTTTATGGTAGCCCGGGCGTTGCTGGGCATTGGCGAAGCGGGTAACTTCCCGGCTTCAATAAAGACCGTAGCGGAGTGGTTTCCCCAGAAAGAACGGGCCCTGGCGGTGGGCATTTTCAACTCCGGCGCCAACATCGGTGCGGTAGCGGCTCCGGCCGTCGTTCCCTGGCTGGCGCTGGTGGCCGGCTGGCAGATGGCGTTTATCGTGACCGGCGCGCTGGGGTTCATCTGGATTGTTTTCTGGTGGTTCTACTATGAAGTTCCCGCCCGGCATAAACGCGTTAGCCCTTCTGAACTTGCGTATATTACGGCCGATGCGGCATCAACCGAGATCGTTAACGACGAAACGCCCATCCGTTACCCGATTTTTGCCAACAAGGCGATCTGGGGCTTCATGGGCGGCAAACTCCTGACCGACCCCATCTGGTGGTTTTTTCTGTTCTGGCTGCCCTCCTACCTGGCGAGTATCTACCACCTGGACCTGAAAAAACTGGGCGCTCCTCTGATCATTATCTACCTGGCCGCTACCATCGGCAGCGTAGGGGGCGGTTGGCTGTCGTCCCGGCTCATTCAGAAAGGCTGGAATCCGACGCGGGCGCGGCAGTGGGCAATGGCGCTGTTTGCCATTTGCGTAACGCCGGTGATGATCATCAGCCAGATGGGGAGCATGTGGCCCGTAATCGGCATTTTATCGCTGGCAGTGGCGGCTCACCAGGCCTGGTCGGCCAATATTTTCACCGTTGCCGCCGATCAGTTCCCCAAGCAGGTCCTCAGCCGCGTGGTTGGCTTCGGCACGATGGCCGGCACACTGGGCGGTGCGATTTTTCCGCTGCTCGTGGGCCGGATTCTGGATCATTATAAAGCCTTGGATCAGTTGTCGGAAGGCTATTATATCATTTTTTATATCGCCGGACTAGCCTACCTGGTCGCCTGGACACTGCTGTATATTTTCGTTTTTCGCCGGGCTGGCAAACATTAA